The Tursiops truncatus isolate mTurTru1 chromosome 11, mTurTru1.mat.Y, whole genome shotgun sequence genomic sequence AACTGAAGAGGTATGGAAGAAACTTGTTCACAGAAAAGTACAACCAACCACAGGTCACTTCTCCTCAGCCTCCCCCATAATAAAGTACCATTTCTTGGAAGAGAAGCTAGTGCATGTATATTATAGCAAATCACCATGATGGTTATTACCATAACAACTCAAATACGTATATCTTTTATCATAGGCTTCAATATCCCATTCTCCTAGTTTTGATTTTATCACCATTTGAAGGGCCAGACTTTTCAAGAGACTTGATAAAAATTTTAGTTAGCTTCTACATTTTTGTGGCCATTTATCATAGTATAGCAAAATTaatgtcagttgtcacttctAAAACTTCTATTACCAAAAAGTTACTTTCTTATGACACAGAAATGGAGTCAACTCTTAAACAAAAGCTTAGTTTTGCATGAATTCAATGCAGTTGTGCTAAAAAGTAGTCAAGATAGTTATGTGTCTTGCTAAATATCTAGCCTAGTACCAGTCAGTCCAGTCTACTTGCAAGTTTCCCAAAAataaacagtgatttttttaCCATGTTAGTTCAAATAGTTCCATCTTTATTTAGGATTAAGGTATCAATTCCATCCCCCACTTCCCAGTAATTCTATTAATGGCTCTATTATCTATGGGACAATCTTCAGCATTATAAAGTCTTACGTTAACTCAGAACCTAAGAATCAGAAAGCAAAAAGAACCCAGTAGTAGTTGAGCAGAAATTGATTAAACAAATAAGATATCTAGTTACAGAATAATTCCTCTTACAAACTTAAATTCCAATAGCCAATAAAAACATGGTCctcatcaactatacttcaattagaaaaaaaaagacaccccaaaaccaTTGTCCtcaaatagggaaaaaaaaaaaccccaaaacatttaataataatttgaatATGTTCAGCTAAACCACTGGAATGTCAAGTGAGTTtcagtgatgaaatggaaaagggATGTTGTTCATCCACAAATATCTAACTTGTTGCAACTCTAAgaataaaacacacatacaacATGTTTGTGGAGACCACACAAAACTGTTCaaatttaacaactttattgaatttgcaAAAGCATTCTAcagtaatacattaaaaaaaaaatcacatagtaCTTAGTAggtacatgtatacatgtacattTCAGAAGACAAATAACAAATAGAATTACTCCCAGAAAGCTGCAAAGATGGATAGGTTAGTCTAAGAATATAGTAATGGCTGTAAGTCCCAAGggactatattttgtttataattaatactactattttccataaaaatacaaagaaattcgATTATCAAGTGCCTCTACAGTTAGACTCTCTCATCTTACAatcatagaaatgaaaacagagaataaTATACTGCTTTATATAGACACACAGAAACTGGGATATAGTAGGATTTcttatgacttaaaaaaaaaacttaaatttgcTTTTAGAATTTAGCTTAGATTAAGCCTAATCATACATGAATTACAACGTACCTTAAAAGtgttacttattaaaaaaaagtcccatCTTTCCTAATTCATCTGTCTATAGTTTTACAGTGATGGTGAGAATGCACTATCCCAGAATACTATGGTCTAGAgcagtatttctcaaagtgtagtccaCCAACTGCTTGCTACCAGTCCATGAAAAAACAAGGCATTTGCGCCAGAATGTAAATCAGCGCACTGTCTTTCCTCTACCAATAAAGttttaccacaaaaataaaacctgtCATTCATCTAGATTCAAATTCTGGTACACACTTATCTTATCTGTGGATCAGTAACAGTTTGTAGACTGGCACTTTGAGTTGCACTGATTTGGACTATTACAAACGATACTGTAGATATCAGTAAAAAACAACACAagtgagaaaataagagaaaatatgtaGACAAGTTCtggaaagtaataaaatattaagtaatatttaaaaCCATGGAGACTCAACTTAAATCTAGTTAATGgaattttcttagttttgaaGAGTTGTAAAATCTTAAAATAGGAAAGACTGaactatttgagaaaaaaatgctaTCTAGAAAAGCTTTAAACTGTTAGTATCAGGCTTTCTTTCTGTGCAACTAAAAAAAAGGCAGATATATGTAGGCAATTACTTTTATACTAAAATTTAATTGGTAGAAGTTTGACACTTTGAAATTAGCCTATTCTGGAGACTAAAAAGACATTAGAAAATTCTGGCATAAGAGTActttaaattcctagaaaagctgCCAAGTTCCCCATATCAAAGATAAGATAGATgtctttattcttaattttattagtgtttttttccactctttttaATTACTTTGAATACTTCTCTTCCAAATAATGTTCCGCCTTTAAAGGGAGTAACAGCCAGCTTATTCTTAGAAGCTGGATTAATTTTGCAATCTTTTAGCCAGAGATACCGGCGACCTAAAGTGGAAGATCCCATGGTATAAGCagccatttttatttcatcaaaggCAGCTTCACAAAGAAATGAGGCCGCATCATATGTTTTGCTTAGCATCCCAAGTGCCTGGTGCACGTGACTAGGATCTGAGCTAAGAATTTGTGCAGCCTGACTAATGTCTGCCTGCATAGCCCGAACTACAAAGGCAGTATGGGTTGCAATCTGCAATGCTGATGCTGCAGCTTCATACGTTCCACAAAGTGCTAAGTCCAACTGTTTATCACAGGACTCAGGGGAAGCTGCCTGAATACCTGCTGGTGGAGTGGCTTCAGAAATAAACCCTAGGATTTCATCATCTACTTCTGGAACTGATAATATCCGTGTTGCCTCTCTGGAAGAAATTGGATACTTGCATGCCAATGAAGGCAGCTGCCTGCCGATTTGCTGCCACTCCTCttcaattacttttaaaatagattcATGGAAGGGAAAAGATAGTTCGGGGGCATCTATTTTATCATGCTGTGATTGCTTAGACATTTCTATGCCTAAGGTAGTCAGTGAGTGAGAGACAACGGTTTTTGCAGAAGAAGACATCAGTTCGGATCCAGGTATATTTTGAAATGCCACAGAGGAACCTGAATCCTTTTCTTCTACTGACTTTTCACTGAGTCTAGGTAATTTTCGTGGAGGAGACAGGGATTCTGTTTCTCGAAAATTAGGTGCATCAATTCTCTTCCATATATTTTCTACATCCAGTGGGGGTGTAGAGCTAGAAGTCCCAGGCAAACTACCTACTCCACCCTGGACCAACAGAGAACTGACGTAATCTCTGATTGCCTTAGCCAGTGGTGGAGAAATTACTTGTGATCTCTCAGATTCTTCTAGTGCTCTCCTTTCACTGGAGAGAACTGACTGATCTGAAACATGGGACCTCTCAGTACATAATGGTTGAATTCCACTTTTCTCtccacagtaaatattttctactaTGTCTTTATAGCAAGTACTGGTGGTTTCTTTAATCAGTGAAGGAGAAGCTGCAGCAGAGACCAACATGGCAGCGAGTTCATGCTGAGGAGATGTCGAAGAACTTTTCTCTAAACATCTATCATGGCTAGACTTGGAGGAAACAAACAAATTCCCTCCAGAAGCTAACTTCTGCATCTGTTCCCTGCCAGGCAAGGCTGTGGCAATAAGAGGTTCCCTAGGTGGGTCTCCCTTAGAAGAATGTACTTTCTTAGCTGCCTGTTGTTCAGTCCTGCCCAAAGGAGGACGGGTGGAgatttcaggaaaagaaataccCTGAAAAAATCCACCAGAGGGAGTAGTTGGAagttcagaaaaaggaaaaaaatccctagTGGACTTCACTTTcttgtgttctttcttctttcctgtagAGGCAAAAGAGGCAGGAAGTTTAAGCATTACTTGTGTTTAAGCTGATTCTATTCTTTGCCTCTTTGCTAATAACATAGTGCTGTTGAAGGAACATTCTGAACAACCAATTTGACAGACTGTGCCCTGGCAGGCAATGCTTATGGAGATATAAACAATTTGAGTCATTAAATAGTCATGAAATTAACAAACAAGtcatatgaattaaaaatttataagtGTCAAGttgttcttaaaataaattttaaaaggtcgTTTATTTCATGTactactcaaaaaatatttatataccatggccaaattttcttaaaatagtctACTAAAAACAtgtcaaaatatttactataaagtTTTCTTGAAATCAGATCTTCTAGCAAAAACTATAAATTTAAATGCTTATCAATATGAGAACAGAGAAAACATGCCGTATGTAAATACTACTGCTACATATCAATTACGAGAAATAAATCAGACACATGTAATATATCAGTAAGAGATCTTAATATAACAGAGTAAAGAAAAGCAAGTGATAAGATTTAGCATATCACttacacaaattttttttcaagtacaaGATAATACCATGTATTAGGCAGATGCAtatgaaaaagtatt encodes the following:
- the TMPO gene encoding thymopoietin isoform X1, encoding MPEFLEDPSVLTKEKLKSELVANNVTLPAGEQRKDVYVQLYLQHLTARNRPPLAAGANSKGPPDFSSDEEREPTPVLGSGAAAAGRSRAAVGRKATKKTDKPRLEDKDDLDVTELSNEDLLDQLVKYGVNPGPIVGTTRKLYEKKLLKLREQGTESRSSTPLPAISSSVENTRQNGSNDSDRYSDNEEGKKKEHKKVKSTRDFFPFSELPTTPSGGFFQGISFPEISTRPPLGRTEQQAAKKVHSSKGDPPREPLIATALPGREQMQKLASGGNLFVSSKSSHDRCLEKSSSTSPQHELAAMLVSAAASPSLIKETTSTCYKDIVENIYCGEKSGIQPLCTERSHVSDQSVLSSERRALEESERSQVISPPLAKAIRDYVSSLLVQGGVGSLPGTSSSTPPLDVENIWKRIDAPNFRETESLSPPRKLPRLSEKSVEEKDSGSSVAFQNIPGSELMSSSAKTVVSHSLTTLGIEMSKQSQHDKIDAPELSFPFHESILKVIEEEWQQIGRQLPSLACKYPISSREATRILSVPEVDDEILGFISEATPPAGIQAASPESCDKQLDLALCGTYEAAASALQIATHTAFVVRAMQADISQAAQILSSDPSHVHQALGMLSKTYDAASFLCEAAFDEIKMAAYTMGSSTLGRRYLWLKDCKINPASKNKLAVTPFKGGTLFGREVFKVIKKSGKKH